From the Lysobacter sp. FW306-1B-D06B genome, one window contains:
- a CDS encoding sigma-54 dependent transcriptional regulator, with amino-acid sequence MPASLLIVDDDLDFTASAADFARTRGFQPYVAHSLEQSRQFGHLPPLDLLLLDLELPDGNGMDLLDDPAVPEHDHAVIVTGQPSVESAIQAVSRPVYDYLLKPLCAQQFDALLMQAAAHARTRGTTSRYGMVGECEAMRRVMADIEHVAPSDASVLVGGESGTGKELVARAIHERSGRRGPFVAVNAGAIAPDLLASHLFGHERGSFTGANNRHAGYFEQAHGGTLFLDEITEMPPALQVYLLRVLESGSLTRVGGSESLPIDVRVVAATNRDPHAALNVGALREDLYYRLADFTLMLPPLRERGDDALLLARHFLAGFNARHAAQKRFAEGTERTLLRHGWPGNVRELRSAVQRAFLCSDDGVVRVRPLSRRAQASQADPDAVVFNVGMSYAQIERDMLNRTLAHFDNDRTRTAQALGVSVRTIHNQLARLRGRDSGS; translated from the coding sequence GTGCCTGCATCCTTGTTGATCGTCGACGACGATCTCGACTTCACTGCATCCGCCGCGGATTTCGCGCGCACGCGGGGCTTCCAGCCCTACGTGGCGCATTCGCTGGAGCAGTCCCGCCAATTCGGCCACCTGCCACCGCTCGACCTGCTCCTGCTGGATCTGGAACTGCCCGACGGCAACGGCATGGATCTGCTGGACGATCCCGCCGTTCCTGAACACGATCACGCCGTGATCGTCACCGGGCAACCTTCGGTGGAGTCGGCGATACAGGCGGTTTCTCGCCCGGTCTATGACTATCTGCTCAAGCCGTTGTGTGCGCAGCAGTTCGACGCCCTGCTCATGCAGGCGGCTGCGCATGCGCGCACGCGCGGGACGACGTCGCGCTACGGCATGGTGGGCGAGTGCGAGGCGATGCGGCGCGTGATGGCCGACATCGAACACGTGGCGCCTTCGGACGCGTCGGTGCTGGTCGGCGGTGAGAGCGGCACGGGCAAGGAGCTGGTCGCGCGTGCGATCCACGAACGCAGCGGCCGTCGCGGGCCGTTCGTCGCGGTGAATGCGGGCGCGATTGCGCCGGACCTGCTGGCCAGTCATCTGTTCGGCCACGAGCGCGGCAGTTTCACCGGCGCGAACAACCGGCATGCCGGCTATTTCGAGCAGGCGCATGGCGGCACGCTGTTCCTGGACGAGATCACCGAGATGCCGCCGGCCCTGCAGGTCTACCTGCTGCGCGTGCTCGAAAGCGGCTCGCTCACGCGCGTGGGCGGCAGCGAGAGCCTGCCGATCGACGTGCGCGTCGTCGCGGCCACCAACCGCGATCCGCACGCCGCGCTCAATGTAGGCGCGTTGCGCGAGGATCTGTACTACCGCCTGGCCGACTTCACCCTCATGCTGCCGCCACTGCGCGAACGCGGCGACGACGCGCTGCTGCTGGCGCGGCATTTCCTCGCCGGGTTCAACGCCCGTCACGCTGCGCAGAAGCGTTTCGCCGAGGGCACCGAGCGCACGCTGCTGCGACACGGCTGGCCGGGCAATGTGCGCGAGTTGCGCAGCGCGGTGCAGCGCGCGTTCCTGTGCAGCGACGACGGTGTGGTCCGGGTTCGTCCGCTGTCGCGACGCGCACAGGCATCGCAGGCCGACCCGGATGCGGTCGTGTTCAACGTCGGCATGAGCTACGCGCAGATCGAACGCGACATGCTCAACCGCACCCTCGCCCACTTCGACAACGACCGCACGCGCACGGCGCAGGCGCTCGGCGTGAGCGTGCGCACCATCCACAACCAGCTGGCGCGTCTGCGCGGCCGGGACAGCGGATCGTGA
- a CDS encoding BON domain-containing protein, whose translation MNERDVSRRNEERQRQRQKEAEYGTRSDYGQPGVRRWGAGEEWDEARHGRTQGHYAGDYDTAQAGRMGRQDENLGRDEQEWAQGRREAQRWGEQSSYGAQGREDERYGSSRSRGREYGGFGDRSRGEYAYGRDYAGSASQDYDGYGSLGRTRQSGQDYSNLQGYGTQAHGQGEHSQGTHGYGSGREFRGYEGGEAGRSTGTRHWERGYGEGYGLSSGYADEQAYDNRYGASGYATGYASRAQTRSDYPGSSQREGRRSYRGLGPKSYTRSDERLLEDIHERLTEDDYLDASDITVRCVGGVITLEGTVAERWMKHRAEDLADASSGVKQVDNRIQVQAARSTGESRSSESTASSGRSRQAGSSTASSTRPGDTPGTSSH comes from the coding sequence ATGAACGAACGCGATGTGTCCAGGCGCAACGAAGAGCGGCAGCGACAACGTCAGAAGGAAGCCGAGTACGGCACGCGCTCCGACTACGGGCAACCCGGCGTGCGCCGCTGGGGCGCAGGCGAGGAGTGGGACGAGGCCCGTCACGGTCGTACGCAAGGCCACTATGCCGGCGATTACGACACCGCCCAGGCCGGTCGCATGGGCCGTCAGGACGAGAACCTGGGGCGCGACGAGCAGGAGTGGGCGCAAGGCCGCCGCGAGGCGCAGCGCTGGGGTGAGCAGAGCAGTTATGGCGCGCAGGGACGCGAGGACGAACGCTACGGTTCGTCCCGTTCGCGCGGGCGTGAATACGGCGGATTCGGCGATCGCAGCCGCGGCGAATACGCCTACGGGCGCGATTACGCTGGCAGCGCCTCGCAGGATTACGACGGATACGGCAGCCTGGGGCGCACGCGCCAGAGCGGCCAGGACTACAGCAACCTGCAGGGCTACGGCACGCAGGCCCACGGCCAGGGCGAACACAGCCAGGGCACGCATGGCTACGGCAGCGGTCGCGAGTTCCGCGGCTACGAAGGCGGCGAAGCGGGCCGCAGTACCGGCACCCGCCATTGGGAACGCGGCTACGGTGAAGGCTATGGGCTCTCCTCCGGCTACGCGGACGAGCAGGCCTACGACAACCGCTACGGCGCCAGTGGCTACGCCACCGGATACGCCTCGCGTGCGCAGACGCGCAGTGACTACCCGGGTTCGTCGCAGCGCGAGGGCCGGCGCAGCTATCGCGGCCTGGGACCGAAGTCCTACACGCGTTCGGACGAACGCCTGCTCGAGGACATCCACGAGCGCCTCACCGAAGACGATTATCTGGACGCCAGCGACATCACCGTGCGTTGCGTCGGCGGCGTGATCACGCTCGAAGGAACCGTGGCCGAGCGCTGGATGAAACACCGTGCCGAAGACCTCGCCGATGCCAGCAGCGGCGTGAAGCAGGTCGACAACCGCATCCAGGTGCAGGCCGCGCGCTCGACGGGCGAGTCGCGCTCGAGCGAGTCCACCGCGTCGTCCGGTCGTTCACGACAGGCGGGATCGTCGACCGCCTCGTCCACGCGCCCCGGCGACACGCCGGGCACGTCGTCGCACTGA
- a CDS encoding NfuA family Fe-S biogenesis protein: protein MINISESAQRHFRKLIERESLPGLGVRLSAVHAGTPRADVRLEFAEPGDLQGDEWAVDCEGFTMWLDAASVKYLDGADIDYETQATGGQLQIRAPKIKGEAPADSASLVERVHWIVEQEINPQLASHRGNVSVQEVTAEGVVVLRFGGGCHGCGMADVTLKQGIEKTLLSKVPGVTAVRDATDHETGDAPYIRRDSAA from the coding sequence ATGATCAATATTTCCGAATCCGCCCAGCGTCACTTCCGCAAGCTGATCGAGCGCGAGTCCCTGCCGGGCCTCGGCGTTCGTCTGTCGGCGGTGCACGCCGGTACGCCGCGCGCCGACGTGCGCCTGGAGTTCGCCGAACCCGGCGACCTGCAGGGCGACGAGTGGGCGGTGGACTGCGAAGGCTTCACGATGTGGCTCGACGCCGCGAGCGTGAAGTACCTCGACGGTGCGGACATCGATTACGAAACCCAGGCCACGGGCGGCCAGTTGCAGATCCGCGCGCCCAAGATCAAGGGCGAGGCGCCGGCCGATTCGGCCTCGCTGGTCGAGCGCGTGCACTGGATCGTCGAGCAGGAGATCAACCCGCAGCTGGCCTCTCACCGTGGCAACGTCTCGGTGCAGGAAGTCACCGCCGAGGGTGTCGTGGTGCTGCGCTTCGGTGGCGGCTGCCACGGTTGCGGCATGGCGGACGTGACGCTCAAGCAGGGCATCGAGAAGACGCTGTTGAGCAAGGTGCCCGGTGTGACCGCGGTGCGCGACGCCACCGACCACGAAACCGGCGACGCACCTTACATCCGCCGCGACAGCGCGGCCTGA
- a CDS encoding 4a-hydroxytetrahydrobiopterin dehydratase, with the protein MNDLIPLAQAHCVARRGSEHRLSEARVRELLPEVPGWEVVEDGHAITKTFRFANYHETMAFVNALAFMAHREDHHPDLGVHYDRCVVRYSTHDVGGLSENDFICAAKAEALAA; encoded by the coding sequence GTGAACGACCTCATCCCCCTCGCCCAGGCCCACTGCGTCGCCCGGCGCGGCAGCGAGCACCGGCTCAGCGAAGCGCGCGTGCGCGAACTGCTGCCCGAAGTGCCCGGCTGGGAGGTCGTGGAGGACGGCCACGCGATCACCAAGACGTTCCGCTTCGCCAACTACCACGAGACGATGGCCTTCGTGAACGCACTGGCCTTCATGGCCCATCGCGAAGACCACCACCCGGACCTGGGCGTGCACTACGACCGCTGCGTGGTGCGGTATTCGACGCACGACGTCGGCGGGTTGAGCGAGAACGACTTCATCTGCGCCGCCAAGGCCGAAGCCCTGGCCGCCTGA
- a CDS encoding energy transducer TonB: MDLSRIRIVFAAGFAVSLLAACQQQPPPPPRVPSTELLAVDTPPPGYPEEVACDNIGGQVVLAMTVGVDGKPSSVEVFRSSGNAALDKAAEEGVRNWTFKPATRGGQAQPSRLQVPVNFNPPQERPQRCYMLDEQRRRGG; the protein is encoded by the coding sequence ATGGACCTGTCCCGCATCCGCATCGTGTTCGCCGCCGGTTTCGCCGTGTCCCTGCTGGCTGCGTGCCAGCAGCAGCCGCCACCGCCGCCGCGCGTACCGAGCACGGAGCTGCTCGCCGTCGACACGCCGCCGCCGGGCTATCCGGAAGAGGTGGCCTGCGACAACATCGGCGGCCAGGTGGTCCTGGCGATGACCGTCGGCGTGGACGGCAAGCCCAGCTCGGTCGAGGTCTTCCGCAGCAGCGGCAACGCCGCGCTGGACAAGGCCGCCGAGGAAGGCGTGCGCAACTGGACCTTCAAGCCCGCCACGCGCGGCGGGCAGGCCCAGCCTTCACGGCTGCAGGTGCCGGTGAACTTCAATCCGCCGCAGGAGCGCCCGCAGCGGTGCTACATGCTGGACGAACAGCGCCGCCGCGGCGGTTGA
- a CDS encoding RluA family pseudouridine synthase, which yields MTGPAPRPANEPAQVRTVRVPDDRAGQRLDNFLLGQLKGAPRSLVYKLVRSGQVRVNGGRAKAERKLEGGDEVRIPPVRLSEVGDKAPPPKGLLEALEAAIVFEDARLLALNKPSGLASHGGSGISHGAIESLRALRPGQTLELVHRLDRDTSGLLIVAKKRSALTELQALMREDGGISKRYLALLTGRMPDGVMTVDAPLHIGLRQGGERHVQVNPIGKASLSHFKVLERRGGQSYCEVRIETGRTHQIRVHSQHIGHPIAGDDKYGDAEVNKRLREQVGLKRLFLHASTLEFALDGGKTPYLLNAPLAPELIDVLDRLA from the coding sequence ATGACCGGCCCCGCGCCGCGTCCGGCAAATGAGCCTGCCCAGGTCCGTACGGTCCGCGTGCCCGACGACCGCGCCGGGCAGCGCTTGGACAACTTCCTGCTGGGCCAGCTCAAGGGCGCCCCGCGTTCGCTGGTCTACAAGCTGGTCCGCTCCGGCCAGGTCCGGGTGAACGGCGGCCGCGCCAAGGCCGAGCGCAAACTCGAAGGCGGGGACGAAGTGCGGATTCCGCCGGTTCGTCTCAGCGAGGTGGGCGACAAGGCACCGCCGCCGAAGGGTTTGCTGGAGGCGCTGGAGGCGGCGATCGTGTTCGAGGACGCCCGGCTGCTGGCCCTGAACAAGCCCTCCGGTCTGGCCAGCCACGGCGGCAGCGGCATCAGCCACGGGGCAATCGAGTCGCTGCGCGCGCTGCGGCCGGGGCAGACGCTGGAGCTGGTGCATCGCCTGGATCGCGACACCTCCGGCCTGCTCATCGTCGCCAAGAAGCGCTCGGCCCTGACCGAGCTGCAGGCGCTGATGCGGGAGGACGGCGGTATATCGAAGCGCTACCTGGCCCTGTTGACCGGGCGCATGCCCGACGGCGTGATGACCGTCGATGCGCCGCTGCACATCGGCCTGCGCCAGGGCGGCGAGCGGCACGTGCAGGTCAATCCGATCGGCAAGGCGTCGCTGAGCCACTTCAAGGTGCTCGAACGCCGCGGCGGGCAGTCCTACTGCGAAGTCCGCATCGAGACCGGCCGCACCCACCAGATCCGCGTGCATTCGCAGCACATCGGCCATCCGATCGCCGGCGACGACAAGTACGGCGATGCCGAGGTCAACAAGCGGTTGCGCGAACAGGTCGGGCTGAAGCGGCTGTTCCTGCATGCCTCGACGCTGGAGTTCGCGCTGGACGGCGGCAAGACGCCGTACCTGCTCAACGCACCGCTGGCGCCGGAGCTGATCGACGTGCTCGACCGCCTGGCCTGA